A window of Heterodontus francisci isolate sHetFra1 chromosome 2, sHetFra1.hap1, whole genome shotgun sequence genomic DNA:
TATGACCCCACTACTGTAGCATAGTCATTTCCACATCTGAATACATGCAATATTGCTGCTTGCTGGTTTCACTGCGCTCTGCAGTGGGGACCATGATCCCCATCTCCTTGTTACAGCCGAGCTTCTGGATTATCTTCATCAAAATATTCTTCAGATGTCTCCGAAACCTTTCATTCACAAAAGCGTAGAGGAGTGGATTGAAACAGCAGTGGGTGAAGGCAATAGACTCTGTTACTTGCAAGGCATAATCCAGCCTCTTGCTCACCTCACAGTTGTTAATCATGCCAAGGTCTTCCAGAGAATGCAGAAAAAGAACAATGTTGTAAGGGAACCACAAGACGAAGAACACAGTAACCAATATGATGACCAGTTTTAAGGCTTTGTCCTTGCTAAAGGATCTGGATTTGAGGAGGACAGAGGAGATCCGAGCATAGAAGAAGATCATGGCAAAGAATGGAATGATAAATGCAATGACATTGATCTGGAGTTGTATCATTGTCTTCCACATCACCAGCTGTTCATCGCcatagtgactgaggcaggtgtacCGATTGCCAATTTTCCTGGACTGACTGAATATTAGTTCAGGGATTGAAACCATCATTGCCAGGGTCCAAACGACAGCACTAATGACAATGCTCTTGTAGATTGTCCTATGGTTCTTCATGGAGACTGTGTGGACGATTTGCAGGTACATGTCCAAACTCATGCAGGCTATGAAGAAGATACCACTGTAGAAATTCACGCTATAGACAGCGCTTATTATTTTGCACATGGCATTTCCAAAGATCCACTCTGAGGTCACGTAGGTGGCCCAAAAGGGAAGGGACACAGCAAACAGAAAGTCGGAGATGGCTAAATTCAGCAGGTAGATGTCAGTCATTGTTTTCAACTTGAGGTACTTGATTATCATGAGGACAAGGAAGCCGTTGCCGAGCATTCCGAAAACAAACACCGTTATGTACAGGACTGGAAGGAAGATCTTTCCAAAGGCATTGACTTCATCCTTTGCACAGGGAAGATAGGGAGTGAGGTCAATATCGGTGTAGTTATAGTCCTCGTCATAATAGCTTGAGTTGTTGGAGGCCCCCTCCAAATTAATACTGCTCATTATCATAGACATGGCGAAAAACCTTCAGTTTCCTTACTGAAAGAGAAAAATAACAATAATGCTCAGTAAATTTGCaactaaaaaaaaaatgatttgcTCTGGTTGTGCACAACCCTTAAATATTCTTGAAGAGGTCAAAAAAATTATTTTCTTCCCCACCTCGGAATGAAACACTAAAATGCATTGTTTTTTCTACAGGGAATAAACATCTTTCAGTGTGATACAAAGTCTAGACCAAAATGTCCTGGGTTTGATccctagtctgtgctgagttaactaatCACCCCCAGAAAGACAGAacgagcatttatatagcaccatccaCGATCTCAgcatatcccaaagtactttaaagccaatgaagtactttttgaattgtagtaaccaatgtaatgtaggaaatgcagcagctaattttctGCACAGTGAGTTCccccaatgtaataatgaccagataatctgcttaatgatgttggttgagagataaatattagctgAGAAACCCCCTGCTTTTCTTGGATCTTTTAAATCTAGCTgagtgggcagacagggcctcaacatagaacatagaacattacagcgcagtacaggcctttcggccctcgttgttgcgccgacctgtgaaaccatctgacctacactattccattttcatccatatgtctatccaatgaccacttaaatgcccttaaagttggcgagtctactactgttgcaggcagggcgttccacgcccctactactctctgagtaaagaaactacctctgacatctgtcctatatctatcacccctcaacttaaagctatgtcccctcgtgtttgccatcaccatccgaggaaaatgactctcactatccaccctatctaaccctctgattatcttatatgtctctattaagtcacctctccttctccttctctctaacgaaaacaacctcaagtctctcagcctttcctgataagaccttccctccataccaggcaacatcctagtaaatctcctctgcaccctttccatagcttccacatccttcctataatgcggtgaccagaactgcacgcaatattccaggtgcggccgcaccagagttttgtacagctgcagcatgacctcgtggctccgaaactcgatccccctactaataaaagctaacacaccatatgccttcttaacagccctattaacctgggtggcaactttcagggatttatgtacctggtcaccaagatctctctgctcatctacactaccaagaatcttcccattagcccagtactctgcattcctgttactccttccaaagtgaatcacctcacacttttccgcattaaactccatttgctatctcacagcccagctctgcagcctatctatgtccctctgtaacctacaacatccttcggcactatccacaactccaccgaccttcgtatcatccgcaaatttactaacccacccttctacaccctcatccaggtcatttataaaaatgacaaacagcagtggccccaaaacagatccttacggtacaccactaataactaaactccaggatgaacatttgccatcaaccaccaccctctgtcttctttcagctagccaaattctgatccaaagcactaaatcaccttcaatcccatacttccgtattttctgccacagcctaccgtggggaaccttatcaaacgccttactgaaatccatatacaccacatccacggctttaccctcatccacctgtttggtcaccttctcaaaaaactcaataaggtttgtgaggcacgacctacccttcacaaaaccgtgctgactatcgctaatgaacttattcttttcaagatgattataaatcctatctcttataaccttttccaacattttacccacaaccgaagtaaggctcacaggtgtataattaccagggctgtctctactctccttcttgaacaaagggacaacatttgctatcctccagtcttccagcactattcctgtcgacaatgacgacgtaaagatcaaggacaaaggctctgcaatctcctccctagcttcccagagaatcctaggataaatcccatctggcccatgggacttatctattttcacactttccaaaattgctaacacctcctccttgtgaacctcaatcccatctagcctagtagcctgaatctcagtattctcctcgacaacattttctttctctactgtaaatactgacgaaaaatattcatttaacgcttcccctatctcctctcattccacacacaacttcccactactatccttgattggtcctaatctaactctagtcattcttttattcctgatatacctatagaaagccttagggttttccttgatcctatccgccaatgacttctcgtgtcctctcctcgctcttgttagctctccctttagatccttcctggctagcttgtaattctcaagcgccctaactgagccttcacgtctcatcctaacataagcctttttcttcctcttgacaagcgcttcaacttctttagtaaaccatggctccctcgctcgacaacttcctccctgcctgacaggtacatacttatcaaggacacgcagtagctgctccctgaataagctccacatttcgattgtgcccatcccttgcagtttccttccccatcctacgcatcctaaatcttgcctaatcgcatcataatttcctttcccccagctataattcttgccctgcggtatatacctgtccctgcccatcgctaaggtaaacctaaccgaattgtgatcactatcaccaaagtgctcacctacatctaaacctaacatctggccgggttcattacccagtaccaaatccaatgtggcatcgcccctggttggcctgtctacatactgtgtcagaaaaccctcctgcacacactggacaaaaactgacccatctaaagtactcgaacgatagtatttccagtcaatatttggaaagttaaagtcccccataacaactaccctgttactctcgctcctgtcgagaatcatctttgctatcctttcctctacatctctggaactattcggaggtctatagaaaactcccaacagggtgacctctcctctcctgtttctaacctcggcccatactacctcagtagacgagtcctcaaacgtcctttctgccgccgtaatactgtccttgattaacaatgccacacccccccctcttttaccatcttctctgttcttactgaaacatctaaatcccggaacctgcaacatccattcctgtccctgctctacccatgtctccgaaatggccacaacatcgagatcccaggtaccaactcatgctgcaagctcacccaccttattccggatgctcctggcgttgaagtagacacactttaaaccaagttcttgcttgccagtgccctcttgcgtctttgtaaccttatccctgacctcactactctcaacatcctgtacactggaactacaatttaggttcccatccccctgcatctgacagacagcacctccaacagtgtagtactccctcTGTCTGGCACTGGGGAACATCataaaaacataggaacaggagtaggttattcagcctgtcgagcctgctccaccattcaattagatcatggctgatcatctacctcaacgtcactttTCTGCActgtcaccatatcccttgatgtcatttgtctccagaaatctattgatttctgtcttgaacatgctcagtgattgagcttccacagtcctctgaggtagagaattccacagattcaccaccttctgagtgaagaaattcctcctcatctcagtcttaaatggcctgccaattattctgagactatgtcccctggttctagactcaccagccaggggaaacatcctatccacatctaccctgtcacaccctgtagaaattttgtaagtttcaatgagatcacctctcatcctttgaaactctggagaatacaggcccagtttcctcaatttctcctcaaaagacaatcccgccatcccagggattagtctggtgaacctccattgcactttctttatggcaagtatatccttctttagatgaggagaccaaaactgtacacaatactccaggtgtggactcaccaagacttgatataattgcagcaagacatctttacttctgtactcaaagccccttgtgacgaaggccaacataccatttgccttcctaattgcttgctgcacctgcgtgctagcttttagtgactcatgaacaaggacacccaggtccgtctggacatcaacacttcccaacctctctccatttaagaaatattttgtctttctgtttttttttctaccattatattccatctgcatgttcttgctcattcacttagcctgtcctagTCCActcgaagcctccttgcatcttcctcacaacttacattcccacctagttttgtgtcatcagcaaatttggaaatattacatttggtccccacatccaaatcatttctatagattgtgaacagctgtggccctagcactgattcttgcagtaccccactagtaacagcctgccatcctgagaatgacctgtttgttCCTGCTCtccgttttctgcctgttaaccaattctcaatccatgctagatcccccaatcccatgtgctctaactttTTTTAcgaacctcctatgtgggaccttatcaaaagccttctgaaaatccaaatacaccacatccactggtcctcctttatctatgctacaagtgacatcctcaaaaaactctaacaggtttgtcaaacatgacctccctttcataaatccatgctgactctgcccaattttaccattattttctaagtattcagttatctcatcctttataatagattctaacattttccctactactgacgtcaaactaacaggtctgtagttctccattctccctcttcccccccacttcTTAAATTGtgcggttacatttgttactttccagtctgcaggagtctatagaattttgaaagattatcACTGATGATTCCATACTTTCTATagctacctccttcaacactctgggatgtagctcatctggtccaggggatttatcaaccttcaatccagttaacttttcaagtactacctctttactaatactaatttctttcagttcctcagtttcaTAAGTCTATTTTTCtactatttctgggagattttctgtacctTCTTCCGTGAAGACACTGACAAAGTAATTGTTCAGTTTCTCTGCTATTTCCCTGTTCTCCACTATAAATTTTCCTGTTTCCACCTCTAGCATAGAACCATACATCCATAGAAAaagtatggcacagaaagaggccattcagcccatcgtgtctgcaccggctaaaAAAaacactagccacccaatctaatctcaccttccagcacctggtctgtagcattgctggttacaacacttcaggtgcatgtccaggtaccttttaaatgagttgaggatttctgcctccaccatcgatccgagcagtgaattccagacacccaccaccctctgggtgaaaaaggttttcctcatgtcccctgtaatccttctaccaatcatcttaaatcttttgctctctggtaattgacctctctgctaggggaaacaggtccttcctgtccactctatctaggccgctcataattttgtacacctcaattaagtcacccctcagcctcctttgttctgaggaaaacactcctagcctatccaatctttcttcacagctgcaattttcaagacctggcaacattcttgtaaatctcctctgcactctctccagagtaattatatccttcctgtaatgtggtgaccagaactgtacgcaatactccagctgtggcctaaccagtgttttatacagttccagcatcacatccctgcttttgtattctataccttggctaataaaggaaagcattccatatgccttcttcaccactctatctacctgtcctgccaccttcagggacctgtggacatgcactccaaggtctctcacttctacccctctcaatatcctcctgtttattgtatattccctcactttatttgccctccccaaatgcattacctcacacttctccagattgaattccatttgccaattttctgcccactcaaccaaaacattgatgtcattctggagtctacagctatcctcttcactatcaactacgcaGTCAATTTTTctgtcacctgcaaatttcccaatcctgcctcccacatttaaatccaaatcattaatatttaccacaaacagcaagagacccaacactgagtcctgtggaacgccactggaaaccaccttccatttgcaaaaacatccatcgaccattattaccctttgtttcctgtcactgagccaattttggatctaacttgccacattccactgtatcccatgggcttttacttttctaaccagtctgccgtgtgggaccttgtcaaatgccttactaaaatccatgtagacaacatacactgcactaccctcatcaatcctccttgttacttcctcaaaaaattcaattaagttattaagacacgaccttcccttaacaaatccatgctgactatccctgattaatctgtgcctttctaagtgacagtttatcctatctctcagaattgattctaataatttgcccaccactgaggtcagactgaccagcgtgtaattatttggtctatcccttgcacccattgtaaacaatggtacaatgttcacagaactccaatcttctggtacctcacctgaatctagtgaggatttgaagattatcttcagcgcatccgctatttcctccctgacctCCTTTAACAGCctagggatacaatccatctgaccctagtgacttatccacttttaaggatgtcagaccttctagtacttcctctctcattatgcctattatatctaatatttcacactcctcctctttaacgacaatatctgcatcatccctctcatttgtgaagacagagacaaagtacttatgaagaaccctgcccacatcttttgcatccacgcataagttcccttgtacatctctaataggccataccctttccttagttatcctcttgctcttaatgtactgataaaacatctttggtttttccttgattttaccttgcAATAATGTTTCATGtcgtctctttgctttcctaattccctTTTTTACTTTACCGCTGCatgttctatattcctctaggctttctaaagtattaagtttttttgtgactgtcatcagctttctttttgtgctttatcttactctgtaagcttctagataaccagggagctctggatttgtcagtaccatcctttttctttgtgggacatGCCTACcatgtgcctgtagaatcttgcttttgaatgcctcccactggtttgccactgattttccttcaagtagctgtatccagtccactttcgccagatcacctctcagctacgtaaaatttgccttcccccaatttagaactttttctctgttctatccttgtccttttccataataatgctaaatctaaatgtattatggtcactatctccaaaacggtcacccactgctacttcatccacttccccagcttcattaccgaagactaaatctagaattgtgccccctctcgttggacttgttacatgctggcaaaaaaagttctcttgaatgcagttcaagaattttgtgccctctgtgcccttcacacagtatgtatcccagttgatattagagtagttgaaatccccaactattattaccctatagtttttgcactcagaaatttgcctacatatttgttcttctatctccctctcactattttgtggtctatagtacactcctagtaatgtggctgctgcttttttatttctgagctcaacccatatggcctcatttgatgatttatTTAGCATGTCAattctcctcacagctgtaattgcttctTTAACCAATAACGCTacatcccctccttttttatctcccattctatcctgcctgaaaactctaaatCCAGGgaagttgagctgccatttttgcccctctttaaaccaagtttccattattgcaatgatatcatgttgccatttgtctatctgtgtcctcagctcatcagttttatttactatactcctcgcatttaaataaataccctttaacactgtcaaattcctgtgctgcacactttttaacctttgcttcttctgtctttcagagtcactcgctaattttctgcctcctgttccctgccctgaaactgCCCTATCTGAAACAGCCCtcatgttcccatccccctgccaatctagtttaaaccatctccaatagcattagcaaaccttcctgcaaggatatttgtcccagtcctgtacaGGTGTAGACTGCCCAGCTTCTacgggtcccaccttccccagaaccagtcccaatgccccagaaatctgaagccctccctcctggaaCATCTCttcagccactcattcatctggtttattctcctatttctatgctcactagcacatgaccTTGGTAGTAATCGCTGGACTACTACCTTTGAGGttgtgcttgctaatctctttcctaactcccaaaactcagcctgcaggtcctcatccctttttctacctataatgAATCCACATCTGTCCTAGCTAATCTTTTCctgtacctaaagaagcttttatagtcctcctttatgtttcttgctagttcaaCCCAGATTTTATgtttaagtctctggaatgggacttgaacccacaaccttctcacacAGAGGTAAAACtgttactcactgagccacagatgaGGGGAAACAATTCCTCGTAGTGTCCTAAGAAGGAGAAAAAGAAAGTCAGGATTCACATTGCTGAACCCTGATGGAAAGTATGTGTGCTTGATGTCCTCAGTGTTAAATAACTTGTGGCAATCACTATCTAGGTGAAGATAGGCCACTTGGGTAAGATGCTGGGGGACTACTGATTACTGTTGAATGTTACCCAGAATGAAACAGTACCTGCAGAAAAGGAGAAGAGAAATCTGAATTATACCTACTTTTATTCTTCCCAGTTTTCGTGAAGGGACTCTCCGTGGTCTGAACCTTAGACGTCAGAACCACAGTAAAGATGGAGCTGGAAGACACACTTGCCTCACCAAATTTGTCCTCCCTAAGGTGTGAGGCCTGAGTTCTGCTGCTGGCAACACCGCAGAAGTGGTTAAACTTCCAGTACATCCTCATCGAATCTGCTCACCacacatccccccctcccccgcccccatctTCAACACCCATAGAATAGCTCCTGTCTATTGGACTCACAATGACTGATGCGGACGTGGCACTTTAAAAAaacaattcattctcaggatgtgagcatcactggctaggccagcatttgttgcccatctgagaaggtgagccaccttcttgaaccactgcagtcagtgGGGTGAAGGTGCTCCCAGTGCTACTAGGTACAGCCTACCAGGATtttgatgttgcctgggctggagcatttcagctatgaagagagactgaaaaggctagggttgttttccttagagcagagaaggctgaggtgtacaaaattatgagaggcattgataagttagatagaagaaaccttttcccttagcggaggggtcagtaaccagggggcatagatttaaggtatggtgcagagatttagaggggatttgagggaaaaaaatttcacccagagggtggttggaatctggaacacacttcctgaagacgtggtagaggcgggaaccctcacaacatttaagtggtatttagatgagcacttgaaatgccatagcatacaaggctacgggccaagtgctggaaagtgggaatagaatagttaggtgcttgatggctggcacagacacgataggccgaagggcctgtttctgtgctgtataactctatgactctatgactaattcGGGGCagcgtgtgacttgtaggggaggtTGGAGCTTGTGGTGTTCCTaagcacctgttgcccttgtccggAAGTCAAACAGACCAAATGCAGCTTCGGTGATGTACACTTTCTCATGCTGCTGTTCTCTATGTGATTGTTCCCCTACACTGAAGGTTGTTTCCTTCCCACCGTCAATACTATTGTTTTTATTTGTAACTATGGCTCAGAAGAAATGCTCAGCTGCTATGTTAAGTTCACTGGACAGCTGACTGGTGGACAATTTTGTAATTGTTGGTGTGATTAGACTCATAATATTGTAACAATGAGTAAATGAGTAAAGGAAGAGGAACAATAGTTGCACACAATGCCAAAAGGTAAAAGCAAAGAATGCAACATGAATGGGAACAAAGAGCCCTTGAAATAAATAAAAAGCATTCTACTGCTTTGCCCTTTTGTTCCAATTGCTAATGAATATTTATTTAGTCCCACAGATGTGCTACTTCCACCTCATGGCTTGTTTCCATAAAGGGCTGTTGAATGGAACCATGGTTTTCATAATAGACTGTGGTGAATGAGAGCACAGAGTCAGAGACTGAAGCACAAAATcggggctgacactccaatgcattactgagggagtgctgcactgtcagagggagctatatgggcggcacagtggcgcagtggttagcaccgcagcctcacagctccagcgacccgggtttagttctgggtaccgcctgtatggagtttgcacgttctctctgtgactgtgggtttccaccgggtgctccggtttcctcccatagccaaagacttgcaggttggtaggtaagttagccattgtaaattgcccctagtgcaggtaagtggtaggagaatggtggggatgtggtagggaatatgggattaatgtaggattaatataaaaatgggtggttgttggtcggcacagcctcggtgggccacagggcctgtttcagtgctgtatctctaaataataatttaaaaaataataaatatTCATGTTGTAAAATTGTAGGAGGGAACTAAATCAAGAAATGCTGTTCAGAAGTGATGAGTTAATTAACCAGGCAAAAACTGATatcaagccaaaggaggagatattaggacaggtgacctaaaGATTGGgacagaggtaggttttgaggagcatctttaaggaggagagagaggaggggaggctgagagatttagggagggaactccagagtttagggcttaggCTGCTAAAGACATGGCTACCAgtggtggtgcaattaaaatcagggatgtgcaagaagccagaattggaggacttcAGAGATCTTGAAAGgtataagggctggaggaggttactgagctaGTGGGGGGAACGGCTAGggaggaattttaaaatcaagggatTGTCAGACTGGGACCAATGCAGGTCTACAAGCACTgtagtgatggatgaatgggacttggtatagatttcagatacagacagcagagtgttggataagctcaagtttattgAGTGTGG
This region includes:
- the LOC137350618 gene encoding atypical chemokine receptor 2-like translates to MSMIMSSINLEGASNNSSYYDEDYNYTDIDLTPYLPCAKDEVNAFGKIFLPVLYITVFVFGMLGNGFLVLMIIKYLKLKTMTDIYLLNLAISDFLFAVSLPFWATYVTSEWIFGNAMCKIISAVYSVNFYSGIFFIACMSLDMYLQIVHTVSMKNHRTIYKSIVISAVVWTLAMMVSIPELIFSQSRKIGNRYTCLSHYGDEQLVMWKTMIQLQINVIAFIIPFFAMIFFYARISSVLLKSRSFSKDKALKLVIILVTVFFVLWFPYNIVLFLHSLEDLGMINNCEVSKRLDYALQVTESIAFTHCCFNPLLYAFVNERFRRHLKNILMKIIQKLGCNKEMGIMVPTAERSETSKQQYCMYSDVEMTMLQ